A region of the Stieleria sp. JC731 genome:
CGCTACGGCAATTGAATCGCGAACTCAATTTCGACCAACTCAAGGAATTTTTGATGACTGCTCGGCGTGGATCTGATTTTGCCGGCCTGTCCGTCGCCATTGTGACGCCGTTTAAAGATGGTGAAGTCGACTACGATCGATTGAAAGAGCAGATCGAATTCCAAATCGATGCCGGCACGCGGTGCTTGGTCCCCGTTGGGACGACTGGGGAATCCCCCACGCTAACACACGACGAACACGAACGCGTGATCGCCGAAACGATTCAGTGTGCCGCTGGGCGAGTGAAGGTGATGGCGGGCACGGGCAGCAACAGCACTGCCGAAGCACTGCGTTTGACTCAGCGAGCTGCGAAAGAAGGTGCAGACGCGACATTGCAGGTCGCACCTTACTACAACAAGCCGACACAAGAAGGTTTTTATCAGCACTTCAAAGCTGTAGCTGAAGCGGTCGACATCCCAGTTTGTGTCTACAACATTCCAGGTCGGACCGGAAAGGAAATTGACGTTTCCACAATCCAGCGACTGAGCGAACTGCCTGGTATCACGATGGTCAAAGAGGCCACAGGCAAGTTGGATCAGTGCTCGGCAATTGTCGGGACAACGGACCTAACCGTCTTGAGTGGCGACGATTCATTGACGCTGCCGATGATGAGTGTCGGTGCTGAAGGCATCATCTCCGTCGCTGGCAACTTGGTTCCTTCGGACATGATCAAATTGGTCAATGCTGCCGCAGCTGGGGATCTGCCAACCGCTCAGGCGATGCACCATAAACTGTTCGGCCTCTGTTCGAACATGCTTGGATTGGCAACGAACCCAATCCCTGTCAAAGCCGCAATGCGGATGGTCGGTCGCGACAGTGGTGACCTGCGTTTGCCGATGACGCCTCTTGATGAGGCCTCGGAAGTCAAACTTCAAGAAACACTGTTGGCTTATGGCTTGGCCAGCGCAGCGGGCGTTTGAGATCCAAACGGCGCTCGAGTGGTAGCCGCCCACAGAACTCATGAAGTCAATGTAGAATGCAGGGTAACTCATCGGCCCTGCTTTTCGAATTTCATGACCTAGGTTCCAGCGATGACGTCTCCAATGAATGCCGAATCTGAATCAGGGGACGCTGATTCAGGGGGCATCGAACGCCTGATCGAACTGGCGCGCCAAGGTGACAGTCGCTCGCTTGGTGAGCTGTTGACCTTCTATCGAAAATACCTCGTCTTCTTGGCAAGGACTCAAGTCCACGAGCATCTTCAGGTCAAAGCCGACCCTTCCGACCTTGCTCAAGAAGTCTGCTTGGCGGCCCACGGAAGCATCGGCGAATTTCGCGGTCAATCGGCGGAAGAATTCGCCGGATGGCTACGTGGAATTCTTTCCAACGTGCTCGCAATGCATGTCCGTCGGTACTTAGGCACTCAGAAACGAGATGCCCGTTTGGAGCAGAGCCTGAATCAGAGCTTAACGGGTGCGTCTCGCTTTCTGCATTCGCAAATCGCAGCCGACATGACTTCACCAAGCGGCAAATTTGCACGTGAAGAAAGCTTTTTGGAATTGGCAGCCGCAATTGAAAACCTACCGGAGGACTACCGACAGGTCATCGTTCTTCGTCACGTCGAAGCATTGCCCTTTGCTGACGTCGCCAAAGAAATGGGCCGGACGGTTAACAGCGTTGAAAAACTTTGGGTTCGAGCGCTCGCTAAACTTCGCGTTTCGGTTGGTGACCAATGAACGCGTTCGACGAAACTGACGCAGAAGACCCTCTTGTCGCAGCAGTCAAATCTTTCACCGCTGCGATGGAAGCCGGTCAGCAGGTATCGATCGATTCATTCGTCGGTCGGCATCCAGAGATCGCAGACGAACTGCGACCTGCACTTGAAGGCTTGCTGCTGCTACAGGGGGCCGGTGCGACTGTTTCGCCACAGCCGGAATCGAACGACCAAGAATTTATCGGCAAGCCGGTCGGTGATTTTCAAATCGTTTCCGAACTCGGTCGTGGAGGCATGGGAATTGTTTACGAGGCGACGCAGCTTTCTTTAGGACGCCGAGTCGCGTTAAAAGTTCTGCCGTTTGCCAGTGGGTTGGACGAAGTCCGTTTGCAGCGTTTTCGTAACGAAGCGCATGCCGCTGCGGCGCTGCACCACACTAACATCGTTCCGGTCTATGCCGTCGGAAGCGATCGCGGGGTTCACTACTATGCGATGCAATTGATCGACGGCGAGACGCTTGCAGAAGTCATAAGAATGCTTCGGCTTGATCGAACATCCAAGACCGATTCGACGGACGATTCTCGGCCGACACGCTCGACAACCCAAACAGCCTTTTCCACCGGGCACCATCGTCGCTCCCATTATCGACGTGTGGTCAAAATGGTCGTCGAGGCGGCGATCGCAATTGAACATGCCCATACCTACGGCGTCATCCATCGTGATATCAAGCCCGGGAACTTGATACGCGACCACGTTGGGAAAATTTGGGTAACGGATTTTGGCTTGGCGCAGGTCGAAAGCGATGCGTCTCACTTGACACGTACCGGTGACCCGATGGGGACATTGCGGTACATGAGCCCGGAACAAGCATCCGGCAACCGCATGTCGTTGGATCATCGAACGGATATCTATTCTCTAGGAACAACGCTCTACGAATTGTTGGTGTTGCAACCGGCTTTTCAAAGTGAAAACTATCGGACGCTGCTCAATGCAGTTGTCGAAAAAGAGCCACCAGCTCTTTCGACGATCGACGATCACATTCCCGAGGAATTGAGTACGATCGTTCGAAAAGCGATGGCCAAGCTGCCAGCCGAACGCTACCAAACTGCGACTGCTTTTGCGGAAGATCTGCAGCTATGGCTCGACGACAAGCCCATCAATGCGAAACCGCCAACGATCATTGAACGGGCAAACAAGTGGCGCCGCCGCAATAGCGGTTTGGTCACTGCCGCCGGTATCGTCTGGCTTGTAAGTACGATCGTGCTTGCGGGTACAACCGGCTTCATCTGGCGACAGCAGAGAATCACCAAGATGGCGTTAGACGCTCAGACAAGCGAGCGTCTTCGTGCCGAAGCGAACTTTGCACAGGCTCGTGCGGTTGTTGACACGTTTAGCGAGCTAAGCGAACAGGAGCTTGCCTATCGGCCTGACACACAGGACTTGCGGAGGCAGTTTTTGGAAACTTCGCTTGGCTTTTACCAGGAGCTGTTAGCACAAAGTTCCTCGGATACGGATCTTTCGAAAAAAATCGAACTGACCGCCGCTAAGGTAGAACGACTCGTCGACGAATTGACCGTCCTAGAAAACATCCAGCCGATGTTGATGTTGGCCGACCCTCACGTCGATCACGCACTGGGACTCTCGGACGAATCGACCGATCGATTGGTGGCAGCGGTCGATGAATTCCGACTGCAACGGGAGCAACTTGCCAATCAGCATGTCGGCGGATTGCTTTCAGACAACCCTGCAATTTCATCGATGTTGCGCGACTTTGACCAACAGGTTCGTTCCTATCTCGATGAGAGCCAGCTTCGTCGATTAAGGCAAATCCACCGACAACGTTGGCTGCCATTCACTTTTAAAACTCGGGAAGTAGTTCAGACGCTTGGCATCACTCGCGAACAGGTGGTGCAGATCAATCGAATCATCGAAGAGACACGTCCCAGTCGGACGCGGGGCAGTCGAAACCCATTCCGACCGGAGCTTCCATTCATGCCTCCAGGTGGCGGAGGCGAACCGCCGGAACCACCAAATCGCAACCGCCGCAACCCAGATCGTGGTTCACAGGAATCTTCAGGGGGACCATCGCTTCGACCCTCGCAAGGACCACCAGCGGGCACCGAAATCACCGTCCGCGAGATCAAAAAGATTTTGACGGATGAGCAGCGAAAGATTTGGAATGAACTTGTTGGGGAACCCTTCGATTTTGGCCGAACGCCGACTCCTGCGATCCCTCGATCGTAAGTCCGGTACGTATCTTTTGAGACTCTTCATAGGGGCAGTCTGCGTCAATCCAGAAGTTTTTCCGACGCATTGGAACGATGCCTGCAACAGTTGATGAAGGTCAATGCTCTTTAAAGTTTGACCTTTAAAACTAAGCAAATTCGTTCACTTCTGGATCCACATTCATGACTCGACGCTGGAATTTTGATCGCTCACGGCGGATTATTGTTCTCCTCGGCTTCGCCACACTACTGCCTTCTGTTGCTCGGTCTCACGAAAAATCGCCCTCGAAAATTTCGTCGCAGACGAAACAAAAAGAGCTAGTCGACAAGGGCCTGCAATATCTCGCTGGCGAAGGGCAAGACGACAACGGCATGTTTTCGTCTCGCGTTGGTCCTGGGGTTACTGCACTCGCGGTGACTGCGGCGCTGCGCAACGGTCGCGACCGAGATGACGCGTTGGTTGCAAGTGGCTTGAAGGCTTTAGAAAGTTTCGTCCATCCCGATGGCGGGATCTATGGCAACGGTCGTTTGAAAAACTACGAGACATGCGTCGCCATGGTCGCGTTTTCAGAAGCGAATAGCGACGGCAAGTACAACGACCTTTTGATGAAAGCGAAGGAGTTCGTCACGGGAGTTCAATACGGTAAAGCTGATCGTGACGCGTCCGATCCATGGTACGGAGGCTCCAGCTACGGCGGCAGCGGACGCCCCGACCTATCGAACACGGGGTACTTGATCGAAGCGTTGCATAGCATGGAAACGAGTTCCAAC
Encoded here:
- a CDS encoding prenyltransferase/squalene oxidase repeat-containing protein, with protein sequence MTRRWNFDRSRRIIVLLGFATLLPSVARSHEKSPSKISSQTKQKELVDKGLQYLAGEGQDDNGMFSSRVGPGVTALAVTAALRNGRDRDDALVASGLKALESFVHPDGGIYGNGRLKNYETCVAMVAFSEANSDGKYNDLLMKAKEFVTGVQYGKADRDASDPWYGGSSYGGSGRPDLSNTGYLIEALHSMETSSNDPAIQAALAFVSRSQNLNSKFNDTQFADKVDDGGFYYEIPTEKIDPSTSEERYTANGGLRSYGSMSYTGLKSMIYAGLTDKDPRVKAAVQWVSDHYDVTSNPGMGSAGLYYYYHTFAAGLDAAGLSEVTDADGVKHDWRADLVNELAKRQNDDGSWSNENRRWFENDKNLATAFALLALSHAKSE
- a CDS encoding sigma-70 family RNA polymerase sigma factor, with protein sequence MNAESESGDADSGGIERLIELARQGDSRSLGELLTFYRKYLVFLARTQVHEHLQVKADPSDLAQEVCLAAHGSIGEFRGQSAEEFAGWLRGILSNVLAMHVRRYLGTQKRDARLEQSLNQSLTGASRFLHSQIAADMTSPSGKFAREESFLELAAAIENLPEDYRQVIVLRHVEALPFADVAKEMGRTVNSVEKLWVRALAKLRVSVGDQ
- the dapA gene encoding 4-hydroxy-tetrahydrodipicolinate synthase encodes the protein MTARRGSDFAGLSVAIVTPFKDGEVDYDRLKEQIEFQIDAGTRCLVPVGTTGESPTLTHDEHERVIAETIQCAAGRVKVMAGTGSNSTAEALRLTQRAAKEGADATLQVAPYYNKPTQEGFYQHFKAVAEAVDIPVCVYNIPGRTGKEIDVSTIQRLSELPGITMVKEATGKLDQCSAIVGTTDLTVLSGDDSLTLPMMSVGAEGIISVAGNLVPSDMIKLVNAAAAGDLPTAQAMHHKLFGLCSNMLGLATNPIPVKAAMRMVGRDSGDLRLPMTPLDEASEVKLQETLLAYGLASAAGV
- a CDS encoding serine/threonine protein kinase, translated to MNAFDETDAEDPLVAAVKSFTAAMEAGQQVSIDSFVGRHPEIADELRPALEGLLLLQGAGATVSPQPESNDQEFIGKPVGDFQIVSELGRGGMGIVYEATQLSLGRRVALKVLPFASGLDEVRLQRFRNEAHAAAALHHTNIVPVYAVGSDRGVHYYAMQLIDGETLAEVIRMLRLDRTSKTDSTDDSRPTRSTTQTAFSTGHHRRSHYRRVVKMVVEAAIAIEHAHTYGVIHRDIKPGNLIRDHVGKIWVTDFGLAQVESDASHLTRTGDPMGTLRYMSPEQASGNRMSLDHRTDIYSLGTTLYELLVLQPAFQSENYRTLLNAVVEKEPPALSTIDDHIPEELSTIVRKAMAKLPAERYQTATAFAEDLQLWLDDKPINAKPPTIIERANKWRRRNSGLVTAAGIVWLVSTIVLAGTTGFIWRQQRITKMALDAQTSERLRAEANFAQARAVVDTFSELSEQELAYRPDTQDLRRQFLETSLGFYQELLAQSSSDTDLSKKIELTAAKVERLVDELTVLENIQPMLMLADPHVDHALGLSDESTDRLVAAVDEFRLQREQLANQHVGGLLSDNPAISSMLRDFDQQVRSYLDESQLRRLRQIHRQRWLPFTFKTREVVQTLGITREQVVQINRIIEETRPSRTRGSRNPFRPELPFMPPGGGGEPPEPPNRNRRNPDRGSQESSGGPSLRPSQGPPAGTEITVREIKKILTDEQRKIWNELVGEPFDFGRTPTPAIPRS